A genomic region of Xiphophorus couchianus chromosome 9, X_couchianus-1.0, whole genome shotgun sequence contains the following coding sequences:
- the ssbp3b gene encoding single-stranded DNA-binding protein 3b isoform X1 yields MFPKGKGTPVPSDSQAREKLALYVYEYLLHIGAQKSAQTFLSEIRWEKNITLGEPPGFLHSWWCVFWDLYCAAPERRETCDHSSEAKAFHDYSAAAAPSPVMGGMPPGEGMPGGPMPPGFFQGPPGPQGSPHPQPPPPNSMMGPHSQSFMSPRFAGGPRGPPMRMPNQTPGGGPGPHPMLPNMDPTRPQGHPNLGPMQRMSGPRGMGPMGPGPQNFGGGMRPPHNAMGPGMPGVNMGQATGRPWPNPNNANTMPYSSPSPGAYGGASGGGGPPGTPIMPSPADSNNSGDNLYTMINTGPGNRNNFPMGPGSDGPLGAMAGMEPHHMNGSLGSGDMDGMNKNSPNNLSGISNPPGTPRDDGELSGNFLHSFQSENYSPTMTMSV; encoded by the exons ATGTTCCCCAAAGGCAAAGGCACCCCGGTGCCGTCGGACAGCCAAGCGCGAGAAAA GTTGGCTCTATATGTCTATGAATATTTGTTACACATAGGAGCACAGAAGTCTGCACAGACCTTTTTATCAGAG ATCCGATGGGAGAAAAACATAACCCTTGGAGAGCCCCCTGGATTCCTACATTCCTGGTGGTG TGTTTTCTGGGACTTGTATTGTGCTGCACCCGAGAGGAGAGAGACATGTGACCACTCCAGCGAAGCAAAGGCCTTCCATGACTAT AGTGCTGCAGCAGCGCCCAGCCCCGTGATGGGGGGGATGCCTCCAGGTGAGGGCATGCCAGGGGGACCGATGCCACCGGGCTTTTTCCAA GGTCCACCTGGTCCCCAGGGCTCTCCTCACCCTCAGCCTCCTCCCCCTAACAGTATGATGGGACCACACAGTCAG tCCTTCATGTCGCCTCGTTTCGCTGGAGGCCCGAGAGGTCCCCCCATGAGGATGCCCAACCAG ACCCCTGGCGGAGGACCTGGTCCTCATCCCATGTTGCCCAACATGGATCCTACACGACCACAAG GCCATCCTAATTTGGGGCCAATGCAGAGAATGAGTGGCCCTCGTGGCATGGGGCCCATGGGGCCCGGCCCTCAG AACTTCGGCGGTGGAATGAGGCCTCCACACAACGCGATGGGTCCTGGTATGCCAGGAGTGAACAT GGGCCAAGCGACAGGTCGACCATGGCCCAATCCTAACAATGCCAACACT ATGCCTTACTCATCACCCTCTCCTGGCGCATACGGG gGGGCATCTGGCGGTGGAGGTCCTCCTGGAACTCCCATTATGCCCAGCCCTGCAG ACTCAAACAACTCTGGTGACAACTTGTATACTATGATCAACACTGGACCAGGCAACCGAAATAAT TTCCCTATGGGCCCGGGCTCTGACGGGCCCCTGGGAGCCATGGCTGGGATGGAACCACACCACATGAATGGATCACTAG GCTCTGGAGACATGGATGGAATGAACAAG AATTCCCCAAACAATTTAAGTGGCATTAGCAATCCTCCCGGGACCCCACGGGATGACGGAGAGCTGAGTGGAAACTTCCTCCACTCCTTCCAGAGTGAGAAC TACTCTCCCACCATGACGATGAGTGTGTGA
- the ssbp3b gene encoding single-stranded DNA-binding protein 3b isoform X2, which yields MFPKGKGTPVPSDSQAREKLALYVYEYLLHIGAQKSAQTFLSEIRWEKNITLGEPPGFLHSWWCVFWDLYCAAPERRETCDHSSEAKAFHDYSAAAAPSPVMGGMPPGEGMPGGPMPPGFFQSFMSPRFAGGPRGPPMRMPNQTPGGGPGPHPMLPNMDPTRPQGHPNLGPMQRMSGPRGMGPMGPGPQNFGGGMRPPHNAMGPGMPGVNMGQATGRPWPNPNNANTMPYSSPSPGAYGGASGGGGPPGTPIMPSPADSNNSGDNLYTMINTGPGNRNNFPMGPGSDGPLGAMAGMEPHHMNGSLGSGDMDGMNKNSPNNLSGISNPPGTPRDDGELSGNFLHSFQSENYSPTMTMSV from the exons ATGTTCCCCAAAGGCAAAGGCACCCCGGTGCCGTCGGACAGCCAAGCGCGAGAAAA GTTGGCTCTATATGTCTATGAATATTTGTTACACATAGGAGCACAGAAGTCTGCACAGACCTTTTTATCAGAG ATCCGATGGGAGAAAAACATAACCCTTGGAGAGCCCCCTGGATTCCTACATTCCTGGTGGTG TGTTTTCTGGGACTTGTATTGTGCTGCACCCGAGAGGAGAGAGACATGTGACCACTCCAGCGAAGCAAAGGCCTTCCATGACTAT AGTGCTGCAGCAGCGCCCAGCCCCGTGATGGGGGGGATGCCTCCAGGTGAGGGCATGCCAGGGGGACCGATGCCACCGGGCTTTTTCCAA tCCTTCATGTCGCCTCGTTTCGCTGGAGGCCCGAGAGGTCCCCCCATGAGGATGCCCAACCAG ACCCCTGGCGGAGGACCTGGTCCTCATCCCATGTTGCCCAACATGGATCCTACACGACCACAAG GCCATCCTAATTTGGGGCCAATGCAGAGAATGAGTGGCCCTCGTGGCATGGGGCCCATGGGGCCCGGCCCTCAG AACTTCGGCGGTGGAATGAGGCCTCCACACAACGCGATGGGTCCTGGTATGCCAGGAGTGAACAT GGGCCAAGCGACAGGTCGACCATGGCCCAATCCTAACAATGCCAACACT ATGCCTTACTCATCACCCTCTCCTGGCGCATACGGG gGGGCATCTGGCGGTGGAGGTCCTCCTGGAACTCCCATTATGCCCAGCCCTGCAG ACTCAAACAACTCTGGTGACAACTTGTATACTATGATCAACACTGGACCAGGCAACCGAAATAAT TTCCCTATGGGCCCGGGCTCTGACGGGCCCCTGGGAGCCATGGCTGGGATGGAACCACACCACATGAATGGATCACTAG GCTCTGGAGACATGGATGGAATGAACAAG AATTCCCCAAACAATTTAAGTGGCATTAGCAATCCTCCCGGGACCCCACGGGATGACGGAGAGCTGAGTGGAAACTTCCTCCACTCCTTCCAGAGTGAGAAC TACTCTCCCACCATGACGATGAGTGTGTGA